A window of Chloracidobacterium sp. N contains these coding sequences:
- a CDS encoding TetR/AcrR family transcriptional regulator, protein MTSAPLTTARPTTTPRRMSGEDRRRQIVRIAMQQFSEKGFNGVTTKEIAARAGVSEAIIFRHFATKQDLYAAILDQKMKDADARSFWERMRELAARRDDQNFFETIMRHVIERHRADYSFQRLLFFSALEGHELSDMFFRLYVRDIFDFLADYIETRIREGAFREVNPHVVARSLFAMPFLQTMFEQLHGDQTVTGSPEALARAYSSIFFEGIRRPAAGARVHPAGETVVPS, encoded by the coding sequence ATGACCAGTGCCCCACTGACGACCGCACGGCCAACGACAACCCCCCGCCGGATGTCCGGGGAAGACCGGCGGCGGCAGATTGTCCGCATTGCCATGCAGCAGTTTTCCGAAAAGGGTTTCAACGGCGTCACGACCAAAGAGATTGCCGCGCGCGCCGGTGTGAGCGAGGCCATCATTTTTCGGCACTTTGCGACCAAGCAGGACCTCTATGCCGCGATTCTCGACCAGAAGATGAAAGACGCCGACGCCCGGAGCTTCTGGGAGCGCATGCGTGAGCTGGCCGCCCGGCGCGATGACCAGAACTTCTTTGAAACCATCATGCGGCACGTCATCGAGCGGCACCGCGCCGATTATTCCTTCCAGCGGTTGCTGTTTTTCAGCGCCCTCGAAGGCCACGAACTTTCCGATATGTTCTTCCGGCTCTATGTGCGCGACATTTTTGACTTCCTGGCCGATTACATTGAAACCCGCATCCGTGAAGGCGCGTTCAGGGAAGTCAATCCCCACGTGGTGGCGCGTTCCCTCTTTGCCATGCCCTTTCTGCAAACCATGTTCGAGCAGCTTCACGGCGATCAGACCGTGACCGGATCGCCCGAAGCGCTCGCACGCGCCTACAGCAGCATTTTCTTTGAGGGCATCCGGCGGCCGGCAGCCGGGGCCCGGGTTCATCCTGCCGGCGAAACCGTTGTACCGTCATGA
- a CDS encoding efflux RND transporter periplasmic adaptor subunit, translating to MKKLLCWSHVWRAGRPPSQEVEARHVWRAGRPRSQEGGRPRFQGGGSPRFQVVLALLLVSLLSGCSHKKETVSAAADNATPPPVLEVRTTPAVERLIKKSIETVGSLVPDEQVVVAGQVGGEIAELTVDVGSPVKAGQIIARISPKEYELRLQQAEAALAQARAMLGEAGRRDPIDIEAVPTVRQAKATLDDARAQMERTQRLVESGDVPRQRWDTVEANYRAAEARHQAARDEAVMRIGMVEQRQAEVRLARKKLEDSAVRAPISGFVSVRHKSRGDFINEQGGNRDIVTIVRLDPIRLQANVAEVGVSYVKPNMPVRFTTDAYPGRDFPARVARISPVLNQQTRLLMVEAVAPNPQGLLKPGMFARVYVDIASDVPAVFIPSLAVVSVAGVEKVFVAVDGKAVERKVRLGKRDGESVEITEGLKPGEQVITTALDRLTDGTPVRVS from the coding sequence ATGAAGAAGCTGCTTTGTTGGAGTCATGTCTGGCGGGCGGGACGCCCGCCTTCTCAGGAGGTGGAAGCCCGGCATGTTTGGCGGGCGGGACGCCCGCGCTCCCAAGAGGGTGGACGCCCGCGCTTCCAGGGAGGCGGAAGCCCGCGCTTCCAGGTGGTGCTGGCGCTGCTGCTGGTCAGCCTGCTGAGCGGCTGCTCACACAAGAAAGAAACGGTCAGCGCCGCCGCCGACAATGCCACGCCGCCGCCAGTGCTCGAAGTCCGAACGACTCCGGCCGTCGAACGGCTCATCAAAAAGTCCATCGAAACCGTCGGTTCGCTCGTGCCCGATGAACAGGTGGTCGTCGCCGGCCAGGTGGGCGGCGAGATCGCCGAACTCACCGTGGATGTTGGCAGCCCGGTCAAGGCCGGACAGATCATTGCCCGCATTTCTCCCAAGGAATACGAACTCAGGCTCCAGCAGGCCGAAGCCGCCCTGGCGCAGGCCCGCGCCATGCTCGGCGAAGCCGGACGGCGTGATCCCATAGACATCGAAGCCGTTCCCACCGTGCGCCAGGCCAAAGCCACACTCGATGACGCCCGCGCCCAGATGGAACGAACCCAGCGCCTTGTCGAATCCGGGGATGTCCCCCGGCAGCGGTGGGATACCGTCGAAGCCAACTACCGCGCGGCCGAAGCCCGTCACCAGGCCGCCCGCGATGAAGCCGTCATGCGCATCGGCATGGTCGAACAGCGCCAGGCTGAAGTGCGGCTGGCCAGAAAAAAACTTGAAGACTCCGCCGTTCGTGCCCCCATCAGCGGGTTCGTCAGCGTCCGCCACAAGTCACGTGGCGACTTCATCAACGAACAGGGCGGCAACCGGGACATCGTGACCATTGTCCGGCTCGATCCCATCCGGTTGCAGGCCAATGTCGCCGAAGTCGGTGTGTCCTACGTCAAGCCCAATATGCCAGTGCGCTTTACGACCGATGCCTATCCGGGACGCGATTTTCCGGCGCGCGTGGCACGTATCAGCCCCGTCCTCAACCAGCAGACGCGGCTGCTGATGGTCGAAGCCGTGGCTCCCAATCCGCAGGGGCTGCTCAAACCGGGCATGTTTGCGCGGGTGTATGTGGACATCGCCAGTGATGTCCCGGCGGTGTTCATCCCGTCCCTGGCCGTGGTCAGTGTGGCCGGCGTCGAAAAAGTCTTCGTGGCTGTGGACGGCAAGGCCGTGGAACGCAAGGTACGCCTGGGCAAACGCGATGGCGAATCGGTCGAAATCACCGAAGGTCTCAAGCCGGGCGAACAGGTCATCACCACGGCCCTTGACCGCCTCACTGACGGCACGCCGGTCAGAGTTTCCTGA
- a CDS encoding SDR family oxidoreductase, which produces MNIKDRVIVITGASSGIGAATARHLAAQGAKVVLFARREAQLQELAADIREQGGHALVVVGDVTQSHDVRRLMQETLATFGKLEVLVNNAGTGGGLNLCDTRDELLRQVLEVNVLGCALCAKYALPHLPPGGVIVNIGSVAGEVATVGMYTASKFAVRGFNDALRREVKGRGLHVVLVAPGFIRTEMTAGLRYAMPGPDIVARAIEKAIRSPRRKIVVPWWYRPLMYLGKIPPIADAIFGNPKTQARYRDRDSVKKLTT; this is translated from the coding sequence ATGAACATCAAGGATCGGGTCATTGTCATTACCGGTGCATCGAGTGGCATTGGCGCGGCCACGGCCCGGCATCTTGCTGCACAGGGCGCCAAAGTCGTCCTCTTTGCCCGGCGTGAAGCCCAACTCCAGGAGCTGGCCGCGGACATCCGGGAGCAGGGCGGACATGCGCTCGTGGTCGTTGGCGACGTGACGCAAAGCCACGACGTACGCCGCCTCATGCAGGAAACCCTGGCCACGTTCGGAAAGCTGGAAGTGCTCGTCAACAACGCCGGCACCGGCGGCGGCCTCAACCTGTGCGACACCCGCGATGAACTGCTCCGGCAGGTGCTTGAAGTCAACGTTCTGGGCTGCGCGCTGTGTGCCAAGTACGCGCTGCCACACCTGCCGCCCGGCGGCGTCATCGTCAACATCGGCTCGGTGGCCGGGGAAGTCGCCACGGTGGGGATGTACACCGCATCGAAATTCGCCGTGCGTGGCTTCAACGATGCCCTGCGGCGGGAAGTCAAAGGCCGCGGGCTGCACGTCGTACTCGTCGCGCCGGGATTCATTCGCACCGAGATGACCGCCGGACTGCGCTATGCCATGCCGGGGCCGGACATCGTCGCCCGCGCCATTGAAAAAGCCATCCGGTCGCCCCGGCGCAAAATCGTCGTGCCGTGGTGGTACCGCCCGTTGATGTATCTCGGCAAGATTCCCCCGATTGCCGATGCCATTTTTGGCAACCCGAAGACACAAGCCCGTTACCGCGACCGCGACAGCGTGAAAAAGTTGACGACCTAG